The Triticum aestivum cultivar Chinese Spring chromosome 3A, IWGSC CS RefSeq v2.1, whole genome shotgun sequence genome includes a region encoding these proteins:
- the LOC123060687 gene encoding inactive TPR repeat-containing thioredoxin TTL3, whose protein sequence is MASRPPAPMPDTLSDAFAAAVLLSSNDKPDTLPPGRLSPVSPLPHSSSKHHHHHHTPSSSSGSSGSVSRAPAFASRRSHSGEIPLPSDGPPRGARPGHRRTGSGPLIFTSGSTSSSATSPLTNALPAGNICPTGRLAKPLPSFSAASTPPPPAPPRAIRHDVLGSGTGNYGHGSIMRSRSGGVAPEEDANVRRAMSSADPEELKRAGNEQYKKGYFEEALRLYDRALALCPDNAACRGNRAAALTGLRRFGDAIKECEEAVRIDPLYGRAHQRLASLHIRLGHLEDAQRHLSLATPQPDLLELHKLQTVEKHLGRCLDSRKVGDWKNVLRECDAAIAAGADSSALLFAARAEALLRLNQLDEADMAISSASKLDYSSSCISDTKFCGFFANAYLYYAHAQVDIALGRFDHAVSSADKARIIDPRNVEVITMHTNVKAVARARSLGNELFKSGKLSEACIAYGEGLKHHPVNPVLHCNRAACRFKLGQWEKSIEDCNEALMIQPNYTKALLRRAASYVKMERWAESLKDYEVLRRELPGDTEVAEAYFHAQVALKSSQGEEVSNLKFGGEVEAVTGMEQFQMATSLPGVSVVHFMTHSNQQCCKISPFVNALCTKYPSVNFLKVDVNESPAVARAENVRTVPTFKIYKNAIRVKEMICPSQQLLEYSVRHYGT, encoded by the exons ATGGCCAGCCGCCCGCCGGCGCCAATGCCGGACACGCTCTCCGacgccttcgccgccgccgtgcTCCTCTCCTCCAACGACAAGCCCGACACGCTCCCGCCGGGCCGCCTCTCGCCCGTCTCCCCGCTCCCTCACTCCTCCtccaagcaccaccaccaccaccacaccccgagctcctcctcggGCTCCTCCGGCTCCGTCTCCCGGGCGCCCGCCTTCGCCTCGCGCCGGAGCCACTCCGGGGAGATCCCGCTCCCCTCCGACGGGCCCCCGCGGGGCGCGCGCCCGGGCCACCGCCGCACCGGCTCCGGCCCCCTCATCTTCACCTccggctccacctccagctccgccACCTCGCCGCTCACCAACGCGCTCCCCGCGGGGAACATCTGCCCCACCGGCCGCCTCGCCAAGCCGCTGCCTTCCTTCTCCGCGGCCTCCACCCCGCCGCCCCCGGCCCCTCCCCGCGCCATCCGCCACGACGTGCTCGGCTCCGGCACCGGCAACTACGGCCACGGGAGCATCATGCGCTCGCGCAGCGGCGGCGTCGCCCCCGAGGAGGACGCCAACGTCAGGCGGGCCATGTCCAGCGCCGACCCGGAGGAGCTCAAGAGGGCCGGGAACGAGCAGTACAAGAAGGGCTACTTCGAGGAGGCGCTCAGGCTCTACGACCGCGCGCTCGCCCTCTGCCCGGACAATGCTGCATGCCGGGGCAACCGGGCCGCCGCGCTCACGGGGCTCCGCCGCTTCGGCGACGCCATCAAGGAGTGCGAGGAGGCCGTGCGGATCGATCCGTTGTACGGACGCGCGCACCAACGGCTCGCCTCGCTCCACATAAG GTTGGGACACCTTGAGGATGCCCAGAGGCACCTTTCCCTGGCAACCCCACAGCCTGACCTCCTAGAGCTGCACAAATTACAAACAGTGGAAAAGCACCTGGGCAGATGCCTCGATTCGCGGAAGGTCGGGGACTGGAAGAATGTGCTTAGGGAATGTGATGCCGCCATTGCGGCTGGAGCTGACTCATCTGCTCTG CTCTTTGCCGCACGAGCAGAGGCTCTTCTCCGGCTCAATCAGCTCGATGAGGCTGATATGGCCATCTCCAGTGCTTCCAAATTGGATTATTCATCTTCCTGCATCTCAGACACTAAATTCTGTGGCTTCTTTGCCAATGCATATCTCTATTACGCACATGCCCAAGTTGACATCGCATTGGGAAG GTTCGATCATGCTGTCTCTTCAGCTGACAAGGCCCGAATAATAGACCCAAGAAATGTGGAAGTGATAACAATGCATACCAATGTGAAAGCTGTAGCAAGAGCACGATCTCTAGGGAACGAGCTATTTAAATCTGGAAAACTTTCAGAAGCTTGCATAGCTTATGGCGAAGGGCTCAAACATCACCCTGTAAATCCAGTCCTTCACTGCAACAGGGCAGCTTGCAGGTTCAAGCTAGGGCAGTGGGAGAAGTCTATTGAGGATTGTAATGAAGCCCTCATGATTCAACCCAACTATACCAAGGCTCTGCTGAGGCGTGCAGCTTCCTATGTCAAG ATGGAGCGATGGGCTGAATCATTGAAGGATTATGAGGTTCTCAGAAGGGAACTCCCAGGTGACACTGAGGTTGCTGAGGCCTATTTCCATGCTCAGGTTGCCCTCAAGTCGTCTCAGGGTGAGGAGGTATCTAACTTGAAGTTTGGAGGAGAGGTTGAAGCAGTTACAGGAATGGAACAATTCCAGATGGCTACTTCCTTGCCAG GTGTTTCGGTTGTCCATTTCATGACTCATTCGAATCAGCAGTGCTGCAAAATTTCCCCATTTGTCAATGCACTGTGTACCAAATACCCATCTGTTAATTTCCTCAAG GTGGATGTAAATGAGAGCCCTGCCGTTGCGCGCGCAGAGAATGTGAGGACAGTTCCAACATTCAAAATCTACAAGAACGCCATAAGAGTGAAGGAGATGATCTGCCCCAGCCAACAGCTGCTGGAGTATTCAGTGAGGCATTACGGGACTTAG